AGGTAAGAAGATCAGGTATGGCGCTATCTGCATCCATTGCAAAAAATAGTACTCTGGTAGATCTGCAGGTGGCACTGGCCACCTCCGTCGTCACAGGGATAAATGTGCTAAGAGGCGAGAGAAAACTAGGGGGTTTAGTCAGTCTCAGATTTCttttaatcctgatggttctATGCGTAATTAGGATTACTGTCCTATGCGTGCTCGTACTGAACTGTGTAGATTGCTTGCTAGGGTAGATGTTCCTATCAGCTTTGGTGAATCTGCTGCATTTGAGGAATACATTAATAATGCTCATAATCCTAAGTTTCAGGCTGTCTCTACACAAACCACAACTAGAGACTTAGCCAAAATGTTTTCTGATAGAAAGAGTAAGCTTGTTGAGGTACTTGCTTCTGATTCTGTTAATTGTGTGTGCCTTACCTCTGATATTTGGTCTGGCAAAGACAAAGAGGATTatcttagtgttgttgctcattacaTAAACCCTGATTGGCAACTAGAGAAGAGGGTTCTTGGTCTTGTGCTTATTGATTGTTCCCATAATGGACAGAACATTGCTGATAGAGTTGCATCTGTTCTTGGTGAATATGGTGTGCTTGAAAAAGTATTTGCTGTTACTTTGGACAATGCTTCATCTAATGTTTCTGCCATGCGTATGCTAAGACCTATTTTATCTAAATATCTTGATCTTGAGGTTCCTGTAGAGGATCCAAGACATCCTGAAACTGCTGTTACTACTATGTTCTTGCATCAGCGTTGTGCATGCCATATAATCAACATGATTGTTAAGGAGGCACTTGGGTCTGTAATATGAGAACTTGGACAATGATGTAAGAACATTGAACATTTGAACTTTGGAGCTAGGCTGTACTCTTTTCCTGACTagagtttctcacaagggtgagttttacctagcagGTTTTTagtgaggcagccattgcacatGCTCCCATATTCCTATTTTCTTAACTCTTGTGTGTTTGCTCTGTTTTTGTTTCTCCGGTTCtttttctgataattttgattccAAATTATGCTTGTTACATCAATCTTGAACTGATGAAGTGGTACTTAAAATGTGTTTAGTGCCTGGGCCGGCACGGGCACTGGCGTGCCACCGTGCCTGCTGGCACGGCACGACACGGCTTGCACTtcatagtgccgtgcctgggctgcCACTTCGGCACGGTGGCACTATCAGGCACGGCACGGTGGGCCGCCGTGCCACATAGTGCCGTGCCTcgccgtgccgtgcctggccgtgcccgtgcccgtgcccgtgccgtgctGGGCGGCCCATTTGGAAAACTATACATGGACCATCCGACCATGGGAAATTTTCTTTATAAAATCCATGCATGACATCTTTAGGCTTTATTAGTTGCCAAGTTCCTGTAACGAAGGAAATAAGAATAAATAAAGAGTAAAATGCATCGGAGGTTCATTAACTTTCGTtgaggtgtcatctaggtccatcaactctgaaactgcatttttgggtccattaactttcgttatGGTGTtatttaggtccatcaactttgtaCTACATTTtttggtccataaacttttaaaatgattCACTGCAGATCCATAGGATGCACGGCACGATGCAACATGGCGGGCGAGGACCCACGGCCAAAGCCACCGCGACCGGCTGTACCGACGTAGCCAGCAGACTTCCAATCAGATGTCGACACGTGTCTTTCCATCCCACAGCAGCCGCCAGGCACATCGGCTGGACACGTGGCTCACATCGCGTCGGGTCTGCACGTTGCGGCGGTACAGCCCGTCTGCATCTAATTCTTTTTCCCGATCAGTTCCTGCATGACAGCTCCGACCGTGTGCTCGAAGGCTAGTTGCCATAGACACACACACGTGTACGCACAGTGAACCACGCCGGCCTGAAGGCTCGGTCTCAAGCATGTCCACGAGGATTACACACGAGGAAAAGAATAGGCGCCGTTGACCGCGGCGGCGGCAATTGTCACCATGACAGTTAGGGACGACTTGATGACCGGCTCGGTATAGCGGAAGAAGACTGCAGCGGCTCACGGCACTCCTTGGGTCGGGACTCCTCTTCGGTGGCTCCTCCGCGAAGGCGAAGGAACGCCACGGCAAAGTGTTTTTTATGTTTAAAAATAATGCTATGCACGGAGTAGAGTGCTTAGTCATAATTAAATTTGGTATTAACCTCGGTATCCTCAATGGATCTATATGCCACGTCACCATACATGTCTTgtagattgttttttttttaagttgGGATTATTTTGGATGTAATAAGGTTTTGGCAAAAATTTGTTCGAGACCCATGTAGGACTTAGCACGGATAAAGTAGTTCGGAGTAGAGCCCTGCTGGTTACGGCAGCTGTGCTTGTGTGGGGTGGGGTTCTCTTGTTCAAATAGGCAGCGAACTCAGCCCAACCTAACACATATATCCATTTGCCTTCTTATTAGTCGTTACCCGTCGACAAAGAAGCGCTGAGCTGAGCTCGCCGGCGCCGTTCCTATGGCATGGTGCGGCCGGGGCAGCGCAGGTGAGAAAACACCGTTCCGGTGCCTACTAGATGCGGCACGGTACACAGCGGCGTCCATGGTGACCgtgctcatcctcgtcgttatcGTCAAGGCCATGAAGGTGGTTCTCTTCCCCGAGTCGCTGTACGTCTCCGTTGTCGGAGGCTCCATCTCCGTAGCGCCATCATCAACCCGGCCGCCCAAGCCGGGGATGTCTGGTCCGCCGGCTAGACTGAGGTACTTCGCGGATCTCCGGACATACAACCCGAGAAGGTCCACCGCCCGCATGTACTTCGTCAAGGTCATTACGTACCTCTTCGAAAACGACACCCCGGCGTCGTCGTCACGTCCATTGGACAACTGCTTCGCCGCCTACAGGCAGGACGACTTAGTCGTGCCGTCGACGTCGCAGGTGTTTCTAACAATAATGTTTTGGCAAGACCTCAACGCATCCGACTCCACCACACCGCAAGCGATGTACTCGCTGTACAACAACGAGAGCGCCGGCGTGAGAGGCGTCACCATGCGGATGGATGCCACCCTCGTCACCGAGGAGCTCACGTCGTCTGGGTTCAGGCTCAATAGCAGTCGCAAGGTCCAATACTACTGCTGGCCGCTCGTCGTCATCCGTGGCGAGCACGGCGCCGTGCACGAGGAATTGGAGGACGACGACGTCTTTTGCAGGAATGGGCGGGGAACTCATTTCATTTAGTTGTCACAGTATTATTCATCTGATGTACTGTACTCATTATATTATACACACtgggccatcatcatcagcccgtGCTAATTAAGCAACGGGGTCTACGGTCTTGGAACGACGACACTTTGGTGTTTCTTGTTTAATTTCTTTGTATATGTGCTTCATCTGTCCcagattataagacgttttggtatttctagattcatagcttttgctaatttggaacggagggagcagTACTTTTAAGGTCATTAGGGAGGATTTTTCGCAACATCGGCATgcataaatagtattttttttgtgTGCATTTGTGTGTGTGAACTTGGTGTGATATGTGGGTATTactgaaaaaaaaacaataatcCGGCTTCATTCCCCGAGACGCGAGGAATCTGGCTAGGCTTTTTTCACATGTTTCTCCACACTCAATCTTGTGTCTCAAGCCCACACACAGGTGCATCAAGTTTTTCATCACCCCAGCATTCATCGTTGTCTCAAGTCTTCTTAAAAAACCATGGAGCTGCTGGTCTCCGACCTGTCGTCCATGACACTCTACCAACACACTGTTGTCAGACATGATGCGACTATATTTGTTTCCGCTTGTGACAGCTTTCTTTTAATTTGACCAAAAAAAATATATCCAAACGCGATGCCCGCAGCATTGCTTGCAAACTTCTTACGCATGTGTGCCGGGGAATCAAATATGATCCAATTGCATGCAAAATATCAAATGTCAATATGCAATTTGTGATGCGGTCATAATACTGGCCGCCATAAAATTTGTCAGATTTAAATCACGATCATTGAAATCAAGAGGTTCTATTTGGTTGTTTCCTTTTTATAGATGTCAATGGTAATGCACAACTTTCTAGCAAGAAAAAATAGGGTGACTCGGAGATGGAGAGTACAATgtagttagggatgaaaacggtgaGAAAACcactcaaccgttttctacttctacatttgaatacgaaaatgaaagcgaaagcggtaaagccggacacgaaaatgaacacgaacttacggaatatcgagaatttcgaaaacgaactaattcgagtggagttatgtcgaacacggtcggtatacgaaaaatcaatacgAAATATTGATCCTtaggaccaagtgcataacaattaacaagtgaaTAACAGTTAACAAGTCCTGCAACTTTcataaaaagtatctccattcgacaccatataagaaagatatgatttttctaagacaacAAGTGCTTGCTTACGATTAATATACCGCTGAAACtttctttaattttttttgaacatcttaaagacctcaaatgaaaaaactaaaaactagaaagttgtagatctcgttgagagctataattttcatataaaaatcatctttatgcaagatcgtatgaaaaagatacaatttttctaaGGCTGGACTTCTAGTGgcccaaattcggtttaaaccgaatttcgaaTATGGAatattccgaattaaaagtagaaaagtagaaaatggTCGGAGAACGTCCAAATCGTTTTCGTTCCAATTTCGAATTTGGTGTTTCGAATTTCGAACCGAATTCGaatttgtccgaaaatacgaattcAATCCGATCAAATGTAGAAAACGATACAGTTCGGTACGGGATATTTCTGTAGTGTTGTCATCCCTAAATGTAGTTTTGGGACAAGCTTTATTCGAAGTGTAAGCAGATGGTTTGAACTTCCCAATTGTTtaagagaaaaggaaaaaataaataaaagggtCTGATTTGTGGACATTATTAATTAAATGAAAAAGGGAAGAGATACGCGAACTGATTGTTGAGTTCCTTGTGGTGGAACTTGTCCACCTGGATTTAAGTCCTAGACTTGGCACGAGTActcgtatttttctggatttattccaggatttaacggcgttattatgctttcagtggtaggcgacgtccccCTCGACAACAAGACGtctacgttgtactgtgtaatttaaaaaaagaagaagagatgtGGTGCATGGATGCTGGATGCATGATACCTTCCCTGCTTGCAAGGTTAAGAGCTGCCGGATCATGACATAACAAATTAGTAGGCCAATCTATTATTAATAATCTAATAAGTACACGTGCATGCACTTGAGTAATTTGCTAGACGACGCTACATAGCTAGAGATCGAGCACTCCTATATGTCCATCTTCTTAACAGTCTGTTTGACGACCCAGCAGCTATACACACTCCCGTCCCGTAGGGCGTAGGCATACATGGCGATGGCACCTCCGTCATCAAGCGGCCAGCTGGAAACCAAGCACTACATCCTGGCTGCCCTAGCGGCGACCCTCGTCGCGGCGGCGGTCGTCACCGTCGTGTCGGTCGTGCTGAGCCCGGCGCGCCTCAGCTTCTCCGTCACCGACGCGCGCAACGACTTCACGAGCCACCCGGCGCGTCTCTTCCTCACCGTCGCCGCCCAGAACCCGAGCCGGCGCGCGGCCGTGCAGTACTGGAGCATCTTCGCCGAGGTGAGCAACAACAGCACGCCGTACCGGATCAGGGCCGACGTGTCGGCGCAGCTGCCGCTGTACCAGCGGAGGCGCAGCGAGACCAAGGTGAACGCGACGGTGTCCATAGTGGGACTCGCCCAGGCGGACGCCTTCACGAGTAACAAGACGAACCGCAAATTGAGCGTGATGGTCGCCGCCGTCGCGCGGTTCAAGGTCGGCGTCGCGTGGACGAGGCTGTACGACATCAAGGTCTCCTGCGGGAACGTCGACTTCTTCGCTAATAACCAGAGCAGCACCGCTGACTGCCATGCCGATTGATGATGCACATCGGCATGCACGCATACTTTGTAAATCCGTTTCTGTTTATGTTACAGAGAAGCCTTGCAGTATAATCCAGTGGGAGTAGCCAGGTGATAGATCGATGCCTTTTGAACCCAGGTGTTAATGTTTTTTTTATTTGCTGGTTAGGACTTGTGtaattttcttcttttttaataAACAAGCTATTGATATCATAGAAATGAGAAGCTGATAGCCCTGAGAGTCTACTAATAAAAGGAATAAAAGAAGACCACACAAAATAAACagatactccatccgttctaaattataagtagctttgatattttttgttcatttattttattatgtatctagacatattattatatctatatgTATAGCAAATTGGATGAGCGACTTttttttctggaaaattcaaagcgacttataatttggaacagagggagtattataattttctactccctccattccaaattataacatgttttggcttttctaaatacataactTTCACTATACATTTAGATATGCACTACATCTAAATATATAAGAAAAATGATAtaactaaaaaaacaaaacgtcttataatttagaaagaAAGAGTATCTTTTATGTTAGCCATGCACCCATTATATTATACACActgggccatcatcatcatcccgtGCTAATTAAGCAACGGGGTCTACGGTCTTGGAACGACGACACTTTGGTGTTTCATGTTTAATTTCTTTGTATGTAGTACTTTTAAGGTCATTAAGGAGGAAGCATCCGCATGCATAAGTAGCTTTTTCCTTGACGACACTTTGGTGTTTCATGTTTAATTTCTTTGTTTGTAGTACTTTTAAGGTCATTAAGGAGAAAGCATAGGCATGCATAAGtagcttttttgttttttttaaattacacagtacaacgtagaAGCCCACAATACGCACGCACACTCATCCGTCATCCCTATGAACACACTTACGCAAACTCAACCCCTATAAGCACCTCCGAATGACTGAGCtggcagatctcgagattcatgaAGTCACTACAGACGTTTTGCTATCGACGGGAacatcgcctaccactgaaagcatagcgccgttaaatcctgtAATACATCTAGAAAAATGTGAGCACCCGTGaagtcgaggacttgaacccAAGTGGCCAGATTCCACCACAAGAAACCCAACCAACTAATCTATGATCTGTGTAGATTGGGTGTGCATCGGCATGCATAAATAGCCTTTTCGTGTGTGTGGATTTGGTGTCGTGTGGGGTACATTATTAGGTCAGTCTGAGTGGGAGTTCCATTGTTACATCTGGCCTAACTTGGAATTtggcccatgtgcatgttaatgagatattgtgggggTTTAGTCTCACCTTAATTGTTTAAGGAgggttagaccaacatataaggcttctagagtctatCCCACCATCTTCgagttaatccttttacgcgaagcaATGATGACAGAGTAAGTGGGATGGTAGTAGGTGTGGTTCACTCAGGGTGCAGAGTGGATCTAAGCCGTTTGGACTCtagggcgttacaaatggtatcagaacCAACCTTCGTGGCCACAGGCGCATGTAGGCCCTGTGGGGTGCATGGCATGGCACATGTGCCGGCACTGGACGCACGGTCACGTGTGATAAGAGGTAACATTATTGGTGATTGTTTGCCCTGTTGCAGGTGTGTTTTGCCGATGAGTGTGgggggtttagtcccaccttggttgtttgaGGTGgattagaccaacatataaggcttctagagtccatctcaCCATCCCCAGGTCAATCCTACTTTTATacgaagcgaggatgaaagcataagtgggatgatggtaggtgtggttcactcAGTGTGTAGAGTGGATCTGATCTGTTTGGACTCTGGGGCGTTACATTCATCAAAGTTTTATTTGCATTGATTGCCACATAAATGTTTTTGATGATGTGGTAGTGTTTTTAAGAAGTGAGAGATGAAGTGAGTTTCATGGAGATGACACTCTCTCAGCACGATTACAGATTCTCTACGAGCCATGAAATAAAATGTCTACGAAACTATAGAATAAAACTATCCATTGAGAGTAGATGTTTCATCCATATTTCATTTTATTCTATATGACATGGCAGTCTTGGAAACAACAACACGAAACTCCTCACTAAGACTGGCCTTAGTTCACTTTGAATTTATAGGATAATGGAAAAAACACTATAATCCAGCTTCGTTCTCTGAGTAGAGTGTTGGTGGTCTTTACCGATCAAATCCGACCACCAAATAAgtgacaaaaagaggagaaattgtcAAACTTTATCACATATGCATTTAAtgttaaccaagttccacatatatttggagaacattattttgcaggtcacaaacacaaatacatgaaaTAAATCACCAAAAGGCTCTTTCAGacgctgatttgcgcaaaggaacaagggGGACGCCCATCAACTCAATTCAAATTGGGCAAAAACCCACGGAGCAGTGATCCATGACCAGCCCATGGCCTGCCACGCAAAGGCGGTGGCGAGGCGGCGTAGTCAAGGGGCGGCCGGTCCTAGGGGGCGGCCGGGCCCCTGCTGGCGTGCCTCAGTCTCTCCTTTGACGGGCGGCGGCATGGCTTCATGCTATGTCGGTGTAGCCCGGGGCTTCGTGCCAATAATAGCTAGAGCACCACCATACCTccgtgtataaatagaggggtaccccctaTCTCATGACACACATCTACATTGAGCATTCCTTCATATTCTTagtagtagtgtccctctaggtgCTCCTACCTAGTTCTAGTAaaagaaaatagggagagagtgagAGGAAGAGAGCAGAGGAGGAGCCGGATCTGTCGGATCCTCCTTGACTTTTGTACCTCTATGGAGCTGACTCAACTTTTGAGTAATATCCAGGTTTTGCTTTGGTAAATCGAAGCTTTCTATTTGACTAGTTCAAGTTCTATTTAACTTACTTACGGAAACTCCGCTCGACCGAGTGCTCTAGTCTAAGGTACCGGACTAGAGTAGTGATCgctagcatagacgtggtgtctaggctacaGTTTACCTGAGTTTGCGCCTAAACCCacagatagttgtggtagccccagaggtGACAGCTCTGACCAGGCCTTTGTATTGCACCACGCGTGGTTTGGTGTTTTCGTAGAGCTTTTAGCAGCCTTCCCCCGATCACCCCTTCCCAGTCTTTTCGACAATCGGAAAGGCACTGCTGCTCCGAAGTAAGTAAGTTTAGTAAGCCTGGACCTTGGTTATCTAGTCTATCTTGGAAGAACCTTAGAAAACCCCTCTCTATCAACAAAAACACTTTATCCTTGGACGACCTTGATTCTTTCTAGTACGCTTCACATTTCCCGTGGAAATCGATACCTAGGAAtactccgggtgaaagctacagcggtatccgtgtgcttgcggatttatctgtttgcgttaacaaataccaacaagctttctagtgcTGTTGCCGGGGAACGGTAGCTGTTCTAGAATCGAACCAAGTTCGTCCGtgtatctttttttctttttttccaccATCATATGCaccctaccaccaccaccacgatccCTAccacatggattccactcctatctttAAATACTCCGCTCCAAAGGTCGAATCATCAGAGCCGCCACAATCATCACATCCTATTCTTACAAATGGCTATGAGATTCGTCCTGCTTTCATAGCCATGGTTCAGGAGCAATCCTTCTCTTGGCGAGAAGACGAAAATCCTTACACCCACCTTCGGGAATTTGAGCACTTGTGTTCTTGCCTAATTCTTTTTGGCATGACACAAGAGACCATTAAATGGAAATTGTTTCCATTCTTCCTTTTGGGAAGAGCAAAATAATGGTATGCTCATACTGTAGGAGGCGTACATGGAAATTGGGATGAACTTCGAGACAAATTTTGTCTTGCTTTCTTCCCTCTTTCCCGAATTGCTGCCCTTCGAATAGAACTTCTTACCTTTCAACAAAAGGAGGAGACTCTATGAGCTGCTTGGGCTAGGTTCTTAAGCCTTATCACTaccagttgaaaggtccttgtgtggttttggtaattgagtgacaaccctaggtggactaattatgtttatgtgagatacacagatgattagtccacaagtacatgtgtgtgagcaacatatgccgtgaaggtgaaaatcgtttggagatattgtaaagctcacacatgcgATGATGAAGGagattattgcacatgagacatgacattgagtcatgtgatcaaggtggagaagatcaagacaagacttggcttgatagatccgttacaagcgtgaagggcaagtcggaggctttggagcgatggaccgcgtggcggtgaagcttaagcaagacttggcgccgatggacgaaggcaacggtgaaaagcaagtgaagtcaagattgatgaaccaatatgatcacgtgatgatatgaagtggatcatatcattgtcgatcatgttggtgcatgtgttgcatcgacattggaggagatggaatggaatgcgcaaggcaaaggtataacctaggacattttatttcaccggtcataggtgtgtagagaagttaatgACTGGGttcaggatagatggccgtactatcaagaggggcaaacttgtttacatatcggtcatctagtgccactcgagtgatctaactttgcatcatcgctaggatcgagtggcgtggcaagttgagtgactaatcctttggaaaatgtttgtgaaaaactaacacacatacacatggtggtgcacacttggtggtgttggcatatatgcaaaggagaagaagttagtgtTGTTGTGAATCatcttagagaagagaaaaagtttTTTCGGTGTACTTTGAACTCTAGGAtagtccttggattggaatactgctttgatccattatgatttggatcaagtatgcatatgggatgtgtagccctctgagtaagctttccaaaatgtccaagatcattaaaatcggagttcggagctaagatttatagccgttttagcgctgaaaggtctacgactggacgctggcgcgaaaaatgaccggacgctggagtccagcgtccggtcagcacctgcgagtccggtcagtgatgaccggacgcgtccggtcattgaAAAATGttgctggaacctctctgtaagtgaccggacgctgggtttcagcatccggtcgttatgacctacgcgtccggtcagtacgcgctttggccagtgaaggggtaacggctattttagcccttggggctataaatagaagtggtggccggccttgggctattagctgagcaccctcacgcctatgtggcttgtgtaggagtgcttggatgccctctaactcacttgtgcttgcaagagtgtgaatcgattgcgagtgagtgtgattctagtgcgttgcattatgagattgcatcgagtggcactaggtgatcgagttgcaagccggtggtgcttgtta
The nucleotide sequence above comes from Miscanthus floridulus cultivar M001 chromosome 18, ASM1932011v1, whole genome shotgun sequence. Encoded proteins:
- the LOC136523293 gene encoding uncharacterized protein; translated protein: MAMAPPSSSGQLETKHYILAALAATLVAAAVVTVVSVVLSPARLSFSVTDARNDFTSHPARLFLTVAAQNPSRRAAVQYWSIFAEVSNNSTPYRIRADVSAQLPLYQRRRSETKVNATVSIVGLAQADAFTSNKTNRKLSVMVAAVARFKVGVAWTRLYDIKVSCGNVDFFANNQSSTADCHAD